ATGAGCCCGCGAAGCACGTTTCGGAAGAGTTTTCACCCCAAGTTGCCCGCTTTTTAAAGAGTTTCAGTCAAAGTCTCGGTCGCCAGATCATCATGGTTTCCCACAACCAGCACCTGGCGGATTCGGCCGATGTTGCCTATTTAATTGAAATGCAGCAGGGCCAAAGCAGTGCAAGACGCATCCGGTGAAATCATTTGAAGTCTAAACTCAGGGAGGTTTTGCGGTGACGATCTGGCAGGCAGTTATCCTCGGATTGGTGCAGGGGTTGGGCGAGTTCTTACCTATTTCCAGTTCGGCGCATCTGGTGTTGCTACCCTGGTTTTTCGGTTGGAGCTACCAGGGACTTACCGTTGACGTGGCCCTCCATTTAGGGACCCTCGTGGCCGTAGTTGCTTATTTTTGGCGGGATTGGCTGGACCTCCTGCTGGGTGCGCTAAAATGGCTAAAAGGAGTTCAGACTCTAGAAGGCCGCCTTTTCTGGTATCTGCTCCTTGCTTCCCTGCCAGGGGCGGCTCTTGGCTACCTTCTTGAGAGCTGGGCGGAGACCGTTTTCCGGACGCCGGTTCTTGTTGGGTCGATGTTAATCATCCTGGGCCTGGTTCTCTACTGGGCAGACCGTAAAGGAACCAAAGGAAAAGAAATCAACCAGGTCGGTCTTTTAGAAAGTATAATTATCGGATTCTCTCAAGCTGCGGCGATTATCCCCGGTGTTTCCCGTTCAGGGATCACGATGACTGCCGGACTTCTCACCGGATTAACAAGGGAAGGGGCGGCACGTTTTTCATTTTTACTGTCGGTGCCGATCATTTTTGGGGCAGGAGTTCTTAAAGTGCCCGACCTCATGGCTCACCCGGAAATGGTCAACCTCCCCTTCCTGGTTGGTGTTTTCGTTTCTGCTGTGACCGGAATTGCCAGCATCGGTTTTCTGCTCCGCTATGTCAAAACAAGGAATTACCTCCCCTTTGTCTGGTATCGTGTTCTTCTGGGTGCCCTGATCTTTTTCTTGGTTTTCCTGCGCAGCTAACGCTTACTCGAAAGCTGGTATATGAGGACTAAAAGCAGGCAAAAAGCCTGCTTTTTTTACGGAGATGCGACCCTTAATCTTGACTGAGACCAGGTGGTGGCGGCAACGCCAGGTCGACCGCCAGATAGAAGATCATTAAAACGTATTAAAATATAGGGATTATGCGGCCCCGGTCCACTTCGCTATAAAGGAAAGGGGGGAACGGTTAATTTTTTGCGGTTAAGAACAGGGAAGTTGCTATAAATTCAAAGGAGGTCATGAAGGTAGATGGTGAGGAAGCGATTGTTGGTGATTTTACTGACATTGAGTCTGATATTTTGCTTTGCGGCCCCGGCTATGGCCCAGCCTCTACTTGGTTTAAGACTCAACGTTCCTGTTTTGCTCAAGTTGAACCTCGTTGACCTGATTAATTTAAACACAAATTTAGAGGTGAAGTTAGCAACCACGAACGATCCCTCTCAACTATCTCAAGCACTGGTTGGTTTAGATCTTAATCTGCCGGTTTGTCTACTGGTAAATCTCTTGGGTAAGAGCAGTGGCTCGCCAATTCAACAACATTAGCGTGCTCGATTACTAACCGACAGAAACAGGAAAAGTAAAACGTAGTTTATGCTAGGAGAAAGCGGCCCCAGTTCACTTCGTTTCGGAAGAGAAGGGGGGGATCGGTTAAGTTTCGCTTAAAGCTTTTAAGGACAGGGAAGTCGCTTTGATTTGTTTGGTCCAGAAAGGGGTGTGGGTTTGGTTATGATGAAGAAAAAATTGTTGGTGTTTTTACTGGCGGTAGGTTTAGTCTTCTGTTTTGCGGCGTCTGCGGTAGCCCAGCCGCTCCTTAACCTGGGACTTAATGTTCCGGTCATGTTACCCCTCAATGTTCTTTCCGAAAATCAGGACTCCCATGTAATGCAGCAGCAAAATTTCGAGGGAATCGCATTTTCCGAGGAAGCACTCATCGGGTTGGGTGCTAATGTTCCGGTTTGCCTTCCTGTTAATGTAGCAAGCAAAAACACTGATTCTCCTGTTATCCAGCAGCCCAACGTGGAGGTTGTCAGGGGCGACGGAAAGCTGGTCGGTGCGGCTTTAAATGTGCCTGTGCAGGTTCCCGTGAATGTCCTCAGCGAAAACAACGATTCTGCCGTAATACAGCAACCCAACTTTAGGGGTGGGAGCATCGGAGAAGCGGGGCTTTTAGGTCTTCCCGTTAATATTCCGGTTCAACTCCCCGTTAATGTTTTGAGCACCAATAAGAATTCTCCATCACTCCAGCAGTCTTCCTACCGGGGAATTTCCGGGGGCGAGAACTCCCTGCTGAAGCTTCCGGTTAATTTACCGATTCAAGGTGAGGTAAATCTCGGCTCCACGAATATCGGCAGTCCCGCTCTCCAACAATCACCTGGTACGCTTCCGGGAGGCAGTCTGCCGGGTGTTGTAAGTCCACCGCTGGGTGGAGGAGGGCTGTTGCCCAAAGCGGGAGGCAATCTCATCCTGACTTCACTGGTCGGTCTCACCTTTATTCTTACAGGAGCTACCCTCCGGCGAAAATTTTAAGTTTTCTACCCTTGTAAGTCCGAACTCCAGAAAGAGGGCACCATCTACTTAGCCCTCTCATTTTTTTGTCTGAAGCTTTTGTCCCGGTAAACGACCCTTTTTGGTTTCTGCTCTCCGGTAACGTCTTTGGGCAATGGCTGAATACTCACGGCGGCTTTGAAGCGACATTCCCAAAACTCATCCCCTTCGGTAAGATTTATCCGTAGAGTGAGCCGTTTCCCTCTTGGTAAGATTTTATGAGTAATCGCGAATTCTTGACTGACAAAGGGAAAAGGATTAAAATATAGGTGCTGAAGTCGGGATGTAGCTCAGCTTGGCTAGAGCGCACGGTTCGGGACCGTGAGGTCGCTGGTTCAAATCCAGTCATCCCGACCATTTAGGAAAATTAAGGGTTTCAGGATTAGCGGAATAAAGTGGTTATACTGAAACACCTTTTTTAAGAAAACCACTTGACTTCGGTTTAAAAATACCGAAAGGAAGTGGTTTTTTTGTTGTTGAAATTTGCTATCAAAGATTTTATAGAGGATAGGGAGTTGAAAACTGTATCACCTGTGACACTGACAGGGTACAGAAGGACACTTGATGAATTTCACCAATATTGTATTGAAAAGGAAATTATTAATGTTGAAGTGTTTAAATATATGTATCTATCGGCTATAATAGATAAAAAAGACTATACAAGTTGGAGGTATTAAACTTGGCATTTGAAGTGTATCAGCCTCGTGGTGAACGAAAAAGTAAGTTACCTATAGTTTCGCTTTCTAAGAACAGCCTTGTCATGAATAAGCAGGCAAGGGAACAACTAAAGGCAGAAGACAGTATTGAATTAGCATACGACAGGGATGCCAATGTTATTAGAATCAGAGCATCTGAAGATGGCTTGGCCATTAAAAAAACTAAGGTCTTTGCTAAAGGATTTTACAACTATTTTGGTATAACTAAAACCGGAAAATTTGTCGCAAGGTATGATGAAAATGAAAATGCCTTATATGTAGATCTAAAACAGAACCTGCTTTAACAGCAGGTTTTTTCTTAATAAAAAAATGATATAAACCTGGCCATTTTTGCATTATTTAACTCAAAAATTCATGTCTAAATATTATTTTTGCGTGTTGCCCCCGGGTTTTAATTCCCGGGGGTTTTCATTTCGAACCCCTTTCCGGAAGAAGGCCGGAGTTCCCCGGCAATTCTTCGAGTCGAACACTGCATCGCTATTGACAAAGGTTGCCACTTTCTGCTGCGCCAATCGGTCAATCTGATGGCTACTTATAGTATTTATAGCAATTATTACTTGGTGCAGGAATTTAATTCTCTATGGTATGATGATAGTGCTGCAGGGACAAGCTACTATAACAAATAATGTCAAGTTAAGGAGGGAGACGGGCAAAACCTTGCCATGCTGAACGTAAAAAACAAATCAATTACCAAGATCGTGTCTGTCATCGTTGTTTTCAGCTTCCTGGTCACGCTGGGAGTATGGTTTAAGACCCCTTCCTATGCGGCCTCAAACCAGCAAACCTGGACCTTCACCCTGAAACCTGCTGATACTACCCGGGAAGCATCCGCGCAAGCCCAGGCCGTCAATTATTTAACCGTTTATTACGTCGCAATGAGGGCAGGGCAACCGTATTTAGTGCGGGAAGTTCATCCAACGACCAGAAAGGTGCTGGACTGGTTCGCCGTTGATGAAGTGATCCACGGCCAGCCCCGGACGTCGGGCGTAGAGCGCGTCTTCAACCAGGAGGTCTGGGTCAACAGCATTGTCACCGTACAGGGCAGAACAACCGTAGATTTCACAGACTACCCTTTCCGGACAGGAGTTTCCTGGGAAGTGAGGGAGCTAGCCCTGCAGGGAATCGTAAACACCCTGACGGAGTTTCCTCAAATTCAAAGGGTACGCTTCACCGTGAAAGGGAGCCCCTATTTCGGGACCTCTTACTGGGAAAGAGATCTGTCCCGGGTTCGTACCGTAAAGCAAGGCCCGGCGCTTGAAATCACCAACCTGGAGCCCTGGGACTGGATCCGACCGCCTCTGGTGTTGAGGGGGAAAGTCCTCGATTTTACCGGCCTTGTCAGGGTTTCCCTGCATACAACGGACGGCACGCGACTGGCAGAGGGCTATGCCTGGATGGATGAGGGGAAAACGAACTTCCAGGTCAGGATTAATTACCAGACGCCTAAAAGTTGGACGGGCACTGTAAGAGTGAGGACTTTTGATGCCAGAACGTGGGAGGCGGGGCCCTCCCTCGATGTACCCGTTCTTTTCGCCCGCGAGACTAAATAGAGCTAGAAAGTAAGCTGCTTAATATAAATAAAATTTTAATAAAAAGGCGATGTTGGGCACAAGCCTTTAGCGGCTACTTTTGAAAATAGCTGAA
Above is a window of Bacillota bacterium DNA encoding:
- a CDS encoding GerMN domain-containing protein; its protein translation is MLNVKNKSITKIVSVIVVFSFLVTLGVWFKTPSYAASNQQTWTFTLKPADTTREASAQAQAVNYLTVYYVAMRAGQPYLVREVHPTTRKVLDWFAVDEVIHGQPRTSGVERVFNQEVWVNSIVTVQGRTTVDFTDYPFRTGVSWEVRELALQGIVNTLTEFPQIQRVRFTVKGSPYFGTSYWERDLSRVRTVKQGPALEITNLEPWDWIRPPLVLRGKVLDFTGLVRVSLHTTDGTRLAEGYAWMDEGKTNFQVRINYQTPKSWTGTVRVRTFDARTWEAGPSLDVPVLFARETK
- a CDS encoding undecaprenyl-diphosphate phosphatase, whose protein sequence is MTIWQAVILGLVQGLGEFLPISSSAHLVLLPWFFGWSYQGLTVDVALHLGTLVAVVAYFWRDWLDLLLGALKWLKGVQTLEGRLFWYLLLASLPGAALGYLLESWAETVFRTPVLVGSMLIILGLVLYWADRKGTKGKEINQVGLLESIIIGFSQAAAIIPGVSRSGITMTAGLLTGLTREGAARFSFLLSVPIIFGAGVLKVPDLMAHPEMVNLPFLVGVFVSAVTGIASIGFLLRYVKTRNYLPFVWYRVLLGALIFFLVFLRS